The DNA region CGACCGCGCTCCACCCGGATTCCCTGGGGAGAGTTGAGGGAACCTGGAGCACGCGGACGAGCCGCCCTGACTCGCAGTCCCAGACCCCGACGTTGCTTTCTCCATTCGAGAGCGATGCGAACTGCCGACCACTATGCGAGAGGGCGACTGATACAACATCCCGGTGGCGAGCGAGGGAAGGGCGGGGCgtcgtcccctccccctcggggcggtcgacgggctgCTGCCAATGAATCGTATTCAGATTCCAAAGCCTGATCGCAAAGTCACCATAAGCCGATGCAAGCAGCGTGTTGTCGGCCGACACGTCCATGCACCCGATGTCAATTTCAAGACCAGAGAGGTCCCGCAAGATGCGGTGCGTGTTCGAGTCTCGCAACTCGACCAAGGGCTTGCAGCGCCAGTCACAAACATATCGCATGCCGTCTCTGAGAGTGAACACACTTATGAAGGAATCGCCGTCGACTGTTCTCACATACTGGCCCCTCGAAAGATTCCAGAACTTGACGACACCAGACCCAAAGTTCGAGGTCGATGCGAGGTGACTGCCATCGGCCACAAAGGCCACGGAGTGGACTTTCTGCCCATGGCCCTCAAACGTACGCAGGCATGCGCCTGTGCTCGAACTCCAAACTTTTACAGTCGAATCATCGGAAGCTGACGCTACAGTGGCCCCATTGGCAGAGAAGACGACGCTATTAACCGCTTGTTCGTGGCCGGCAAGCGTCCACAAGAGGCGGTATGTCGTAGTATCCCAGAGCTTTATGGTCCCGTCAGAGGATGCTGACGCGAGCCGTCTTCCTGTCCTAGAGAAAGAAACTGAAAGGACCGTCTCGGTATGGCCCAGCAATGTCTTCAAGTCCTGGCCCTTGACCGCCCAGATCTTGACCGTGTTGTCTCCAGGTGCGGCTGCGAGCGTTGCCCCGTCAGGCGCAAAGTCGACAGAGTGAACCGAAAACCATCCTTCGTTCCATGTTACTAAGCACTCTCCTGTTACTGTATCCCATAACTTCACGCCTCCAATATCGGAGGTAGAGGCGAGCATACTGCCATCAGGGGAGAAAACCACCGAGGTGATGTCATGCATGCTATCCATGAGCGTCAGCTCGCATGAATCCCACACGTCTTTGACCAAGGGCTTCGTGAGAACCCATTTGGGCAGCTCGTGTTCAAAGATCTGTCGTATGATGCTACTTTCGGGACTAAAAATGAGCGCGGAGCAGTAGGTCTGCAGAGGAGCCTTCTCGATACGCGCCCGGTGATACCGCAAGAATTGCAGCGCGTCGCTAACTAGTCGATGTAGCTCCGACAACCTTGCCGGTGCCTAGCTGTGTTTAGTTCTTGAATCGAGCaccttttttgtttttgtttaTGGGACATACCTGAATTGTACACATAAGTCTGAACATACACGATATCACCGGGTGTACGACTCGAAGCAAGCTGGTTGCCTCCACCCAATGAAGGAAATGCTTTTCCAAGAACGACTGAACGTCGCTCTGCATTTCCTGTGGGACCCATCCTCCTGCAAGGAGATGATCAACCCAGTATGTACAGGCGTATCGAATCGGTGCCAGAGGATCAGGAGCGGGCGCGCGTACTTTGTCGATCTCAATTCCTGGTGCTTTGAGATCATAGATGTCGCGCTTCAGTGTCCTCGACATAACATGGAGAGATTGCGACAAAATGAATATGTGATCTTGACGGATGACCGAGGTTGATAGTCTCCTTGTTACATCTCCAAGCAGGAAGTCTTTAGCTGATTGGTGTATGAAGAACACGACGTCTTCTTTCACTGTTAGAAAAGAACCACATTGCTCCACAACCTCTCTGAAGGAATCTGGGTTATCGAGGAAATTGTCTGTCGACTCAACAAGAGCTGCTAGTTCCGAAAACCCAACCGGACGATACACAGTGGAAACAATTGAAAGGATTTGCTTGCACAAGTCTGCGTCGAGAGAGCCGAGAACGTGGCCCAACATTCGCTCGTATAGCGCGTTCAGTCCGGCTGGGAACTCTTTCAATTTCGTTTCCATATGTCTTTTAAGGACTTGTATGCCTGCAAGCTGCTCGTAGACCAAAGCAACCCAGAGGAAGGTGCCGTCTGCTTTCGACGTTAAGTAGGCGTGGACCTGGGCTCGTGTTGCGTCGTCATATCTTTTCCTGCGCGCCAGCTCGTTCACCTTGTAACTGATGTAATGGAGCACAGCTGCTGAGACCGACCGTTCGTTCAGTTCCAGGCAGATTTGTGAGGTTTGAGCATCGGGTGCCAAGCCATAATCAATCTCTGGCCAGTTACGACTTGTGACAATGATTTTGACGGGGGTTGAAGACAGCTTGACGATGAAGTCGAGAAGCTGAGGAAGTTCCACTATGCACTCGTCCAGTGCGTCGATGGCCAGAACGACATCTGGGAGGGTTCCATCACGCAATATGCTCATGATCATTTCGCACAGCACGTCCCACGTATTGGCATCCTCAAACAATCGCTTTCCTGCATGATCATGCTTTCCCCGCAAGCGGCCGACAAGAGACGGCTGGTCGATGAGTAGAAGGTAGAGGAGCCCGCGAAGTACCCCAGTCGCGGTGTTGAGGCGAAAATCCGTAGCTTGACAGAAAAAGTAGGCTGGGTCGCATccgtccttcttcagctcaTCGATGATGCCGCACAAGAGCATCGTCTTCCCCTTTCCGGGGTCGCCCTTGATCCAAAGCAACCGATTGTCAGACCCCGCTCGCCATCGCTGGTAGTCGTCGTGGTCGAGGATCCAGCGGTAGACATCGCGTAGGAGGCCGCCTTTTGTGCGTTCGATGCGACTCTTGTCGTCGCGCGGATCGGTGACTCGCAGGTCGGCAAGAAAGCTACTATCTTTCTCGCTGACTGTGATTGAAGCAGGGTCAACAACATTCCACAACCCTGGGACCGATAGCCTAACCAATGGTGATGGTGTGCGCGTTGTACTGCCTGCCCGCCCCGGAGTTGTTGTTTTGAGTTCCTGTGCCACTGTTGTTGTTTTCCACCAGGTCGGGTACCGTTCTATATCCCGTCGTCCCGCTTTCCATGATTGAAGCTGTTGGGACTACGAGGGTGTCTTGCGTGAGCGATGTTGCGTAGGGGAGTCTTGGTgagtgggaggaggaccGCGAGACGGCGACTGCGATCAGCCTTCCAGCACTAGCCGCTTGCTGGTGACCCCGTTTGCCTGCCAGGATATGCAACGGCACTGGATGTCTCTTATTCATGGATTACTGGCTGCCAGTGGTCTGCAGCCAAGCCCGGGTGTGACAGGGGGGCGGCGCCTAACATATGTGTCTCCAGGACCAGGCTGAGGCGTTGGAGGCGTCTTGGTACGCGAAACGCGGTTGGATGATAGTGTTCCCCGTTTCAGTATTTCTCGGTGACTCATTCGAACCGAAATTGCCAGCCATTTGAAGCATAGCCAGCACGAGGCAGAAAAACGAGGAAAGGAGGGACAATGTTGTTCTGTTGGTTGGGTCTCATTCTTGTTGGCCGCAGTGTTGAGCGGGCTTGC from Colletotrichum higginsianum IMI 349063 chromosome 4, whole genome shotgun sequence includes:
- a CDS encoding Vegetative incompatibility protein HET-E-1 — protein: MESGTTGYRTVPDLVENNNSGTGTQNNNSGAGRQYNAHTITIVSEKDSSFLADLRVTDPRDDKSRIERTKGGLLRDVYRWILDHDDYQRWRAGSDNRLLWIKGDPGKGKTMLLCGIIDELKKDGCDPAYFFCQATDFRLNTATGVLRGLLYLLLIDQPSLVGRLRGKHDHAGKRLFEDANTWDVLCEMIMSILRDGTLPDVVLAIDALDECIVELPQLLDFIVKLSSTPVKIIVTSRNWPEIDYGLAPDAQTSQICLELNERSVSAAVLHYISYKVNELARRKRYDDATRAQVHAYLTSKADGTFLWVALVYEQLAGIQVLKRHMETKLKEFPAGLNALYERMLGHVLGSLDADLCKQILSIVSTVYRPVGFSELAALVESTDNFLDNPDSFREVVEQCGSFLTVKEDVVFFIHQSAKDFLLGDVTRRLSTSVIRQDHIFILSQSLHVMSRTLKRDIYDLKAPGIEIDKVRAPAPDPLAPIRYACTYWVDHLLAGGWVPQEMQSDVQSFLEKHFLHWVEATSLLRVVHPVISCMFRLMCTIQAPARLSELHRLVSDALQFLRYHRARIEKAPLQTYCSALIFSPESSIIRQIFEHELPKWVLTKPLVKDVWDSCELTLMDSMHDITSVVFSPDGSMLASTSDIGGVKLWDTVTGECLVTWNEGWFSVHSVDFAPDGATLAAAPGDNTVKIWAVKGQDLKTLLGHTETVLSVSFSRTGRRLASASSDGTIKLWDTTTYRLLWTLAGHEQAVNSVVFSANGATVASASDDSTVKVWSSSTGACLRTFEGHGQKVHSVAFVADGSHLASTSNFGSGVVKFWNLSRGQYVRTVDGDSFISVFTLRDGMRYVCDWRCKPLVELRDSNTHRILRDLSGLEIDIGCMDVSADNTLLASAYGDFAIRLWNLNTIHWQQPVDRPEGEGTTPRPSLARHRDVVSVALSHSGRQFASLSNGESNVGVWDCESGRLVRVLQVPSTLPRESGWSAVAFLCETRIVVAQYGWSTKDAYVWDLAQDSCLLTLKHVSERHFYFDTMAFSHDGALLATAYTSRMCPEICVWNAVTGQCIATLTAPGCVGYLRWSECGRRVYTSTHVIDITKLIDLAHSPTPMAATGIHTLDDQTLITEEGAEWIWRANGEKIIWFPEEYRVQRCAIQGSLVALCYGGDRVIFLRLSDSAGL